In one Sphingobacterium daejeonense genomic region, the following are encoded:
- a CDS encoding RagB/SusD family nutrient uptake outer membrane protein encodes MVRGWGDIPIQEQDLIKRVPASEVYDYIEADLKYAIDNLPEKSEYAAKDLGRATKGAAQGLLAKVHLYQGEWQQAYDMAQAVISSGEYALEPNYEKIWRLAGENGSESIFEVQARGSSIAHGIQQYSQTQGPRGGAAGIGWGFNTPSENLLNAFNAENDAIRRDATIIFRNETMYDGREIGNTENEMYNEKAYSSANGGANDTDKNLRYLRLGEVYLIKAEAANELGNTAEALTALNAIRSRVKLPNSTASGQAAIRQAIWKERRLELAMEHDRWFDLVRTKQAEAAMKAAGKPFQSKHYLFPIPDNQIIQTPDMIQNTGW; translated from the coding sequence TTGGTTAGAGGTTGGGGTGACATCCCTATTCAAGAACAAGATTTAATCAAAAGAGTTCCGGCAAGTGAAGTATATGATTACATTGAAGCTGACCTTAAATACGCGATTGATAATCTGCCTGAAAAATCCGAGTACGCTGCAAAAGATTTAGGTCGTGCTACAAAAGGTGCGGCACAAGGTTTATTGGCAAAAGTTCATCTTTATCAAGGTGAATGGCAACAAGCCTATGATATGGCGCAGGCAGTAATTAGTTCAGGTGAATATGCACTTGAACCAAATTATGAGAAAATATGGCGATTGGCAGGTGAAAATGGATCTGAATCAATCTTTGAGGTACAAGCAAGGGGTTCTTCTATTGCACATGGTATTCAGCAATATTCTCAAACACAAGGGCCTCGTGGAGGTGCCGCTGGTATTGGTTGGGGATTTAATACCCCTTCGGAAAATCTATTGAATGCATTTAATGCAGAAAATGATGCTATCAGAAGAGATGCAACCATTATTTTCAGAAATGAAACCATGTATGATGGCAGAGAAATTGGAAATACAGAAAATGAAATGTACAATGAGAAAGCCTATTCATCTGCAAATGGTGGAGCCAATGATACAGATAAAAACCTTAGATATCTACGTTTAGGTGAAGTTTACCTAATTAAAGCAGAGGCTGCGAATGAACTCGGAAATACAGCTGAAGCACTTACAGCGCTGAACGCAATTAGATCCAGAGTAAAATTGCCAAATTCAACTGCATCTGGGCAAGCAGCAATTAGACAAGCGATCTGGAAAGAACGCCGATTAGAATTAGCTATGGAGCATGACCGTTGGTTTGACCTGGTAAGAACAAAGCAGGCTGAAGCTGCAATGAAAGCCGCAGGAAAACCGTTTCAATCAAAACATTATCTGTTCCCAATTCCAGATAATCAGATTATTCAAACGCCTGATATGATTCAAAATACTGGCTGGTAA